Below is a window of Planococcus rifietoensis DNA.
ATTCACTTCGACGCCGTCCACGATTTGTTTATTGGCAGGATTCCACATCGCCTCCAAAAACTCCTCGTCCGGCCCGTTGAATTGCAGCTCCAATACACGCTCGATCGTCTCCATTTTCGGGTCGTCCGCTTTCGCCGCCATGCACCCCCCTATGGTGAACACTGCCGCGAGCACAGTCAATACTGCCAGCGCCAGCTTCAATTTACTTGCTCCTTTCTGCATCCCGATCAGCTCCTTTGTTTATACTACGAAATAACTAAGCTTAAGTTTCAATTTTCTGGAATTTGAAGAAACTCATTTATTAATCATATATTTTCACAAAGAAAAACGCCTTTCCCCTCGCTCCCCCGAAGGTTCGCAAGTAAAAAGGCGTTTGTGGAATGCTGTTAGGTATCCAGGAAACTTTTTCCGTTCAATTCATTCGACGATAAAATAAAGTGTTTCACCAAATCCACGGTGTGATCCAAATCTTTCAGGTCCACGATCTCAATCGGTGTATGCGTATAACGGGAAGGAATGGAGACAACGCCGGACGAGACGCCTTTATGCGTCATATGGATCGCCCCGGCATCTGTGCCGATGCCCATAAAGATTTCCTGTTGATACGGAATCGCTTGCTCATTGGCCACTTTCTCCAATAGTCCCGTCACCAACGGATGCGAAATCAAGGATTTATCCGTAATCTTGATGCATGGCCCAGCGCCCAGTTTTCGGGTACCGGTCATGAGCACATCATCGGTGTCGCTCGTCGGCGTCGTATCGATCGCTAAGGCAAAATCCGGCTGCAGGTTCGCGCTCAACACGGAAGCGCCGCGAAGCCCGACTTCTTCTTGTACAGTGAACGCAAAATGGATATCGCCATGCACCAAATCGGCTTGTTGATGGAACTGTTCGATCAATTCCAGCAAGACGGCACAGCCCGCCCGGTCATCCAGGGCTTTCCCGACGACGCGGTTTTGCTTGGCATCGCCTATCAGCTTCAATTCGCTGCCGTAACTCACCGGCTGGCCGACTCTGACGCCCATTTGCGCCACTTCTTCAGGCGAAGCCGCTCCGATATCGATATACAGCTCCCTGTGCGAAGCGATGCGCTTCGGGTCGTCCCATTTCACGTAATGGACAGCGAGCGTTCCGATAACGCCTTGAATATAACCGTCATCCCCTTTGATCGTCACTGGCTGGGCCAGCAAGGTGCGGTTGTCGAAGCCGCCGAGCTGTTCGAAGCGCAGCGTGCCATTCGCTTCGATTTTTTTGACGATAAAGCCGATTTCATCTGAATGCGCGGCGAGCAAGATCGATGGCAAAGAAGCATCCGTCGCCGGAATCGTCGCGATAATATTGCCGAGCGGGTCTACTTCGCAAGACGCCACTTTCTCTTCTACTTCACTTTTAATATAACGTTGGACGTCTTGCTCGAAGCCGCTTGGCCCCACCAATCCACATAAATCCTTCAATACTTTATACAAAATTGCTCAACTCCAGGCTTAGTTTGATAGGTACACATCGGTCATTAAATCGTTGCTCATCGGATGCGGGTTGTAAT
It encodes the following:
- a CDS encoding M42 family metallopeptidase → MYKVLKDLCGLVGPSGFEQDVQRYIKSEVEEKVASCEVDPLGNIIATIPATDASLPSILLAAHSDEIGFIVKKIEANGTLRFEQLGGFDNRTLLAQPVTIKGDDGYIQGVIGTLAVHYVKWDDPKRIASHRELYIDIGAASPEEVAQMGVRVGQPVSYGSELKLIGDAKQNRVVGKALDDRAGCAVLLELIEQFHQQADLVHGDIHFAFTVQEEVGLRGASVLSANLQPDFALAIDTTPTSDTDDVLMTGTRKLGAGPCIKITDKSLISHPLVTGLLEKVANEQAIPYQQEIFMGIGTDAGAIHMTHKGVSSGVVSIPSRYTHTPIEIVDLKDLDHTVDLVKHFILSSNELNGKSFLDT